The proteins below are encoded in one region of Dioscorea cayenensis subsp. rotundata cultivar TDr96_F1 chromosome 18, TDr96_F1_v2_PseudoChromosome.rev07_lg8_w22 25.fasta, whole genome shotgun sequence:
- the LOC120282094 gene encoding DEAD-box ATP-dependent RNA helicase 21 isoform X2 has protein sequence MKRSFDDRDRKPSSADDIKPVFLSKAEREKLALQRREEEATEKKRRALDQLNHQSRSKPSSDPPSSTPDDNPRHHRSRDRDRDRDRDTDRRGGGGRDREREREDEARSRERARVEKQAEREKEKELESIKEQYLGSKKPKKRVIKPSEKFRFSFDWENTEDTSRDMNVLYQNPHEARPLFGRGFRAGMDRREQKKLAARNEKEIRAEIRKKEGVEERPEEAAAQRQKEAAADLYDAFDMRVDRHWSEKKLEEMTERDWRIFREDYNISYKGSKLPRPMRNWPESKLSPELLKAVERAGYKSPSPIQMAAIPLGLQQRDVIGIAETGSGKTAAFVLPMLTYITRLPPMNEDNEAEGPYAVVMAPTRELAQQIEEETVKFAHYLGIKVVSIVGGQSIEEQGFKLRQGCEVVIATPGRLLDCLERRLLVS, from the exons ATGAAGCGCTCCTTCGACGATCGCGACCGCAAACCCTCCTCGGCTGACGACATCAAGCCCGTCTTCTTGTCCAAAGCCGAGCGCGAGAAGCTTGCCCTCCAGCGCCGCGAAGAGGAGGCCACCGAGAAGAAACGCCGTGCCCTCGACCAACTCAATCATCAATCCCGGTCCAAACCCTCTTCTGATCCCCCCTCCTCCACCCCCGATGACAATCCCCGTCACCATCGTTCGCGTGATCGGGATCGAGACCGTGATCGTGACACCGATCGCCGCGGCGGCGGAGGCCGGGATCGTGAGCGCGAGCGGGAGGATGAGGCTAGGAGCCGTGAGCGTGCTCGAGTTGAGAAGCAGGCGGAGCGCGAGAAGGAGAAGGAGCTGGAATCCATCAAAGAGCAATACCTCGGATCGAAGAAGCCGAAGAAGCGCGTCATCAAGCCCAGCGAGAAGTTTCGATTCTCTTTTGATTGGGAGAACACCGAGGACACCTCTCGTGACATGAACGTTCTCTATCAGAACCCTCATGAGGCTCGTCCTCTGTTTGGGCGTGGATTCCGAGCTGGAATGGATCGTCGTGAGCAGAAGAAGCTTGCGGCTCGGAATGAGAAGGAGATTCGTGCGGAGATCCGGAAGAAGGAGGGAGTTGAAGAGCGGCCGGAGGAGGCTGCGGCGCAGCGCCAGAAGGAGGCTGCGGCTGATCTCTACGATGCGTTTGATATGCGTGTTGATCGGCACTGGTCGGAGAAGAAGCTGGAGGAGATGACGGAAAGGGATTGGCGGATCTTTCGTGAAGACTATAACATCTCTTACAAGGGTTCTAAGTTGCCACGGCCAATGCGGAACTGGCCTGAGAGCAAGCTGAGCCCTGAGCTCCTCAAGGCCGTGGAGAGAGCTGGTTACAAGTCCCCTTCTCCCATTCAGATGGCTGCCATTCCTCTTGGACTGCAGCAGAGGGATGTGATTGGTATTGCAGAGACTGGATCAGGGAAAACTGCGGCTTTTGTGCTACCTATGTTAACTTACATTACTAGGTTGCCACCAATGAATGAAGACAATGAAGCTGAGGGCCCTTATGCTGTGGTTATGGCCCCGACTCGTGAACTCGCTCAGCAAATTGAAGAGGAGACTGTCAAGTTTGCGCACTATTTGGGAATCAAGGTGGTCTCCATTGTTGGCGGGCAGTCCATTGAGGAGCAGGGCTTTAAGCTGAGGCAGGGCTGTGAGGTTGTTATTGCGACACCAGGCCGTCTTCTTGATTGCTTGGAGCGGAG GTTGTTGGTGTCTTAG
- the LOC120282094 gene encoding DEAD-box ATP-dependent RNA helicase 21 isoform X1 yields MKRSFDDRDRKPSSADDIKPVFLSKAEREKLALQRREEEATEKKRRALDQLNHQSRSKPSSDPPSSTPDDNPRHHRSRDRDRDRDRDTDRRGGGGRDREREREDEARSRERARVEKQAEREKEKELESIKEQYLGSKKPKKRVIKPSEKFRFSFDWENTEDTSRDMNVLYQNPHEARPLFGRGFRAGMDRREQKKLAARNEKEIRAEIRKKEGVEERPEEAAAQRQKEAAADLYDAFDMRVDRHWSEKKLEEMTERDWRIFREDYNISYKGSKLPRPMRNWPESKLSPELLKAVERAGYKSPSPIQMAAIPLGLQQRDVIGIAETGSGKTAAFVLPMLTYITRLPPMNEDNEAEGPYAVVMAPTRELAQQIEEETVKFAHYLGIKVVSIVGGQSIEEQGFKLRQGCEVVIATPGRLLDCLERRYAVLNQCNYVVLDEADRMIDMGFEPQVVGVLDAMPSSNMKPENEDEELDEKRIYRTTYMFSATMPPAVERLARKYLRNPVVVTIGTAGKATDLITQHVIMLKESEKLPRLQKLLNDLGDKTAIVFCNTKKSADARAKDLDKLGYRVTTLHGGKSQEQREISLEGFRSRRFNVLVATDVAGRGIDIPDVAHVINYEMPGSIDMYTHRIGRTGRAGKTGVATTFLTLHDTEVFYDLKQMLVQSNSPVPPELARHEASKFKPGTIPDRPPRRNDTVYAH; encoded by the coding sequence ATGAAGCGCTCCTTCGACGATCGCGACCGCAAACCCTCCTCGGCTGACGACATCAAGCCCGTCTTCTTGTCCAAAGCCGAGCGCGAGAAGCTTGCCCTCCAGCGCCGCGAAGAGGAGGCCACCGAGAAGAAACGCCGTGCCCTCGACCAACTCAATCATCAATCCCGGTCCAAACCCTCTTCTGATCCCCCCTCCTCCACCCCCGATGACAATCCCCGTCACCATCGTTCGCGTGATCGGGATCGAGACCGTGATCGTGACACCGATCGCCGCGGCGGCGGAGGCCGGGATCGTGAGCGCGAGCGGGAGGATGAGGCTAGGAGCCGTGAGCGTGCTCGAGTTGAGAAGCAGGCGGAGCGCGAGAAGGAGAAGGAGCTGGAATCCATCAAAGAGCAATACCTCGGATCGAAGAAGCCGAAGAAGCGCGTCATCAAGCCCAGCGAGAAGTTTCGATTCTCTTTTGATTGGGAGAACACCGAGGACACCTCTCGTGACATGAACGTTCTCTATCAGAACCCTCATGAGGCTCGTCCTCTGTTTGGGCGTGGATTCCGAGCTGGAATGGATCGTCGTGAGCAGAAGAAGCTTGCGGCTCGGAATGAGAAGGAGATTCGTGCGGAGATCCGGAAGAAGGAGGGAGTTGAAGAGCGGCCGGAGGAGGCTGCGGCGCAGCGCCAGAAGGAGGCTGCGGCTGATCTCTACGATGCGTTTGATATGCGTGTTGATCGGCACTGGTCGGAGAAGAAGCTGGAGGAGATGACGGAAAGGGATTGGCGGATCTTTCGTGAAGACTATAACATCTCTTACAAGGGTTCTAAGTTGCCACGGCCAATGCGGAACTGGCCTGAGAGCAAGCTGAGCCCTGAGCTCCTCAAGGCCGTGGAGAGAGCTGGTTACAAGTCCCCTTCTCCCATTCAGATGGCTGCCATTCCTCTTGGACTGCAGCAGAGGGATGTGATTGGTATTGCAGAGACTGGATCAGGGAAAACTGCGGCTTTTGTGCTACCTATGTTAACTTACATTACTAGGTTGCCACCAATGAATGAAGACAATGAAGCTGAGGGCCCTTATGCTGTGGTTATGGCCCCGACTCGTGAACTCGCTCAGCAAATTGAAGAGGAGACTGTCAAGTTTGCGCACTATTTGGGAATCAAGGTGGTCTCCATTGTTGGCGGGCAGTCCATTGAGGAGCAGGGCTTTAAGCTGAGGCAGGGCTGTGAGGTTGTTATTGCGACACCAGGCCGTCTTCTTGATTGCTTGGAGCGGAGGTACGCTGTTCTTAATCAATGCAACTATGTCGTGCTTGATGAAGCTGATCGCATGATCGATATGGGCTTTGAGCCACAGGTTGTTGGTGTCTTAGATGCTATGCCTTCCAGCAATATGAAGCCGGAAAATGAGGATGAAGAACTTGATGAGAAAAGGATCTATCGGACCACTTATATGTTCAGTGCTACCATGCCACCTGCTGTTGAGCGGCTTGCTAGGAAGTACTTGAGGAATCCTGTTGTTGTTACCATTGGAACTGCTGGAAAGGCCACTGACCTCATCACCCAACATGTGATCATGCTCAAGGAATCTGAAAAGCTTCCAAGGCTTCAGAAGCTCCTTAATGACCTTGGGGATAAAACTGCGATTGTTTTCTGTAATACAAAGAAGTCTGCAGATGCACGTGCAAAGGATCTGGACAAATTGGGGTATAGGGTAACAACATTGCATGGAGGGAAGTCCCAGGAGCAGAGGGAGATCAGTCTTGAGGGCTTTAGGAGTAGAAGGTTCAATGTTCTTGTTGCAACAGATGTAGCGGGGCGTGGGATTGATATTCCAGATGTTGCTCATGTCATTAACTATGAAATGCCTGGGAGCATTGACATGTACACACATCGTATTGGACGAACAGGTCGTGCTGGGAAGACAGGTGTTGCGACCACATTTCTGACTCTTCATGATACTGAGGTGTTCTATGACCTGAAGCAGATGCTTGTACAGAGCAATAGCCCGGTGCCTCCGGAACTGGCGAGGCATGAGGCATCGAAATTTAAGCCGGGGACCATTCCTGATAGGCCTCCAAGAAGAAATGACACTGTTTATGCACATTGA